One Pyrus communis chromosome 4, drPyrComm1.1, whole genome shotgun sequence genomic region harbors:
- the LOC137731626 gene encoding guanine nucleotide-binding protein subunit gamma 2-like has product MQSDRSETLSPTTLRLQSLSAADTRGKHRIHAELKRLEQETRFLEEELEQLEKMDKASSACKEILNSAETRPDPLLPITHGPLNPFWDRWFEGPQDSKGCRCWIL; this is encoded by the exons ATGCAATCGGATAGGTCGGAAACATTGAGCCCAACAACCCTACGGCTGCAGTCTTTGTCCGCCGCCGATACCAGAGGGAAGCACAGGATACATGCCGAGTTGAAGCGGCTCGAGCAAGAAACTAGATTCTTAGAG GAAGAACTGGAGCAGCTTGAAAAGATGGATAAGGCATCATCTGCATGCAAGGA AATACTAAACAGTGCAGAAACAAGGCCTGATCCATTACTCCCAAT AACACACGGCCCTCTTAATCCATTCTGGGATCGATGGTTCGAAGGCCCCCAAGACTCAAAAGGTTGCAGATGCTGGATATTGTGA
- the LOC137731625 gene encoding uncharacterized protein, whose product MGAFISKFWFMLFPAKEYKIVVVGLDNAGKTTTLYKLHLGEVVTTNPTVGSNVEELVYKNIRFEVWDLGGQERLRTSWATYYRGTHAIIAVIDSTDRARISIMKDELFRLLAHEDLQHSVVLVFANKQDLKDAMTPAEITDTLSLHSIKNHDWHIQACCALTGEGLYDGLGWIAQHVTGKAPT is encoded by the exons ATGGGGGCATTCATTTCCAAGTTTTGGTTCATGTTGTTTCCTGCAAAAGAGTATAAGATAGTGGTAGTTGGGTTGGACAATGCTGGGAAGACCACTACTCTTTACAAATTACACTTGGGAGAGGTTGTCACTACGAACCCAACTGTAGGCAGCAACGTCGAAGAGCTTGTCTACAAGAACATTCGATTCGAG GTATGGGATCTTGGCGGACAAGAAAGACTGAGGACTTCATGGGCAACATATTACCGTGGAACTCATGCTATCATTGCGGTTATAGACAGTACAGATAGGGCCAGAATTTCAATTATGAAAGATGAACTGTTCAGGTTGTTGGCACATGAGGATCTTCAACATTCTGTTGTACTGGTTTTTGCAAATAAACAAGACCTCAAGGATGCAATGACCCCAGCAGAGATCACCGACACGCTCTCTCTTCACAGCATCAAGAATCATGACTGGCACATCCAAGCCTGTTGTGCCCTCACAGGAGAAGGGCTGTATGATGGTCTAGGTTGGATTGCCCAGCACGTTACAGGGAAAGCGCCCACTTGA